A genomic stretch from Candidatus Omnitrophota bacterium includes:
- a CDS encoding ATP-binding protein produces the protein MNLYGISSILTAITSLSMAVFVYVKGYRTKLARKWSIFAFATSFYGFGAFMVSHAESASEAFFWWQFAYVGIILIPFSFVYLIYEFLHIKHPLFIRFLGLWAVIFLVSDIFFKGLFINSCTLYFTDLKWVKPVYFVYPGGPLLYLFVIFYFAGLVLYGHIELVINYKKMSGLKRDQIKYFLSAAALGFAGGGTSFLPCFGLNLYPILNFTVPLYFFMVTYAILRYRLMDIKVAITRTGIFIAVYTLLLGIPFALALRLKDLFVANFGVNWWILPSGSIAVLATVATLVYIYLQRKAEEGLLKEQRRYQEILKQAGMGMTRIHSLQELLHFFVNIVIQNVHISHSAIYLYDKEGGKFVLKAGGNLKQGQPASIGRETRLIKCLEDGREPIVHEEIKRETEEDVDSGLESLEKQLELLDAAVVVPSFSEDKLLGFLILGDKLSEKTYTQEDLNAFSVLASQAALAIENALLYENIEDQVRQRTRELVEVQKQLVQAEKLATVGTLAGGVAHEINNPLAAILTNVQMLLAVDTGMDRESLEIIEEATRRCRTIVQKLMAYGRKPLEAVDFSEVDLSDVFKSVMSFIGYQLEQENVRIVADLKKDGYVVKGNPNELEQVLTNIILNGRDAIRKIKKSGDIRVTLSRNGKWVAIAVEDEGTGISRDIQRKIFDPFFTTKDVGKGLGLGLSICQSIVEKHKGTISIDSELNKGTVVTVRLPAANAADAGKGR, from the coding sequence ATGAACCTTTACGGCATATCCAGTATATTAACGGCGATCACCAGTCTATCCATGGCGGTCTTTGTCTATGTCAAAGGCTACAGGACTAAACTGGCCAGGAAGTGGTCTATTTTTGCTTTCGCTACCTCTTTTTACGGGTTCGGGGCATTTATGGTCAGCCACGCCGAAAGCGCGTCAGAGGCATTTTTCTGGTGGCAGTTCGCTTATGTGGGGATCATTTTAATACCGTTCTCATTTGTATACCTTATTTATGAATTCCTGCACATTAAACATCCTCTTTTTATCAGATTCTTAGGGTTATGGGCTGTTATATTCCTGGTATCCGACATTTTCTTTAAGGGCCTTTTTATCAATAGCTGTACCTTATATTTTACGGACTTGAAGTGGGTCAAGCCGGTATATTTTGTTTATCCCGGCGGGCCGCTGCTTTATCTGTTCGTCATCTTTTACTTTGCCGGACTGGTGCTGTACGGCCATATTGAACTGGTAATAAATTATAAAAAGATGAGCGGCCTGAAGCGCGATCAGATCAAGTATTTTCTCTCTGCCGCCGCTTTGGGCTTCGCGGGCGGGGGGACGTCTTTCCTGCCCTGTTTCGGCCTGAACCTTTATCCCATTTTGAACTTTACCGTCCCCTTATACTTCTTTATGGTCACTTACGCCATACTCCGCTACCGTCTTATGGATATAAAGGTCGCCATTACCCGCACAGGGATCTTTATAGCGGTTTATACCTTGCTTTTGGGTATACCTTTTGCCCTGGCTTTGCGGCTTAAGGACCTCTTCGTCGCTAATTTCGGGGTAAATTGGTGGATACTGCCGTCGGGTTCAATAGCGGTCCTGGCTACGGTTGCCACCCTGGTTTATATTTACCTGCAGCGTAAAGCCGAAGAAGGCCTGCTTAAGGAGCAGAGGCGTTATCAGGAGATCTTAAAGCAGGCGGGGATGGGGATGACCCGGATCCACAGCCTGCAGGAGTTATTGCATTTTTTCGTGAATATTGTCATTCAGAACGTCCATATTTCTCATTCGGCGATATATTTATATGATAAAGAAGGCGGAAAGTTTGTTTTGAAGGCGGGGGGGAATTTGAAACAGGGTCAGCCCGCGTCCATAGGCAGAGAAACCCGGTTGATCAAATGCCTTGAAGACGGGCGCGAGCCGATAGTGCACGAAGAAATAAAGCGGGAAACAGAAGAAGATGTTGATTCCGGGCTTGAGAGTTTGGAAAAACAGTTGGAACTTTTGGACGCCGCCGTAGTCGTGCCCAGCTTTTCGGAAGATAAGCTGCTGGGTTTTCTTATATTGGGGGACAAGCTTTCTGAGAAGACCTATACGCAGGAAGATCTGAATGCCTTTTCTGTTCTGGCAAGCCAGGCCGCTTTAGCCATTGAGAACGCCCTCTTGTATGAGAACATAGAAGATCAGGTCAGGCAGAGGACCAGGGAGCTGGTTGAGGTGCAGAAACAGCTGGTCCAGGCGGAGAAACTGGCGACGGTAGGTACTCTGGCAGGCGGCGTGGCGCATGAGATCAACAATCCTCTGGCGGCGATACTGACCAACGTCCAGATGCTTTTAGCCGTAGATACAGGGATGGACAGGGAGTCCCTTGAGATCATAGAAGAGGCGACCAGGAGGTGCCGCACGATCGTGCAGAAGCTGATGGCCTACGGCAGGAAGCCGCTTGAAGCGGTAGATTTTTCCGAAGTGGATCTGTCGGATGTGTTCAAGAGCGTGATGAGTTTTATCGGCTATCAGCTGGAACAGGAGAACGTCAGGATCGTCGCCGACCTTAAGAAGGACGGCTATGTTGTCAAGGGCAATCCCAACGAACTGGAACAGGTATTGACCAATATAATCTTAAACGGCAGGGACGCCATAAGGAAGATAAAGAAAAGCGGGGACATCCGCGTAACATTATCCAGGAACGGCAAATGGGTCGCGATAGCCGTGGAGGATGAAGGCACAGGCATATCCAGGGATATACAACGGAAGATCTTTGACCCTTTTTTCACTACCAAGGACGTGGGAAAGGGGCTGGGGCTGGGCCTTTCCATATGCCAGTCCATTGTTGAAAAGCACAAAGGCACGATCAGCATTGATTCCGAGTTGAATAAGGGGACGGTTGTTACTGTCAGATTACCGGCAGCAAACGCGGCGGACGCCGGCAAGGGGAGGTAG
- a CDS encoding GMC family oxidoreductase, with protein MDSDIVIVGSGVAGSTLARELAKNGRKVLVVEKGPDLARKKFGSQFYAAVNLYDRLGLLSRSRQGVFFYRSIAVGGTSLVSCGNGVRGLEAEFKNLGMDLTQEFLEAEKELAVTPVPDRFIGRGTKRIMDAADKLGFKMMPMPKIIDFRKCVSCGNCVLGCRTTARWSALTYLKEARDNGASLLAGADITKVLVSEGRAAGVEGRGRAGRKIEIRANTVILAAGGIGTPVILQNSGIEAGRKLFLDLFNVTIGLTKDTGMDKEVTMAAVNIQDGFLLSPFIDCALAYVSVSPFRHILKFRHRDRMLGIMTKIDDDPQGGVRKDGVVEKTLTPADLSKLNKGAEISGRILLEAGCLPRTIAVTKVRGAHPGGTAAIDEVVDRELETRIKRLFVCDASVLPKSPGVPPILTIIALAKRFAKRLK; from the coding sequence ATGGATAGCGATATTGTCATCGTTGGTTCCGGTGTAGCAGGGTCAACTTTAGCCAGAGAGCTGGCGAAGAACGGCAGGAAGGTCCTGGTCGTGGAGAAGGGCCCTGATCTGGCTCGGAAGAAATTCGGTTCGCAATTTTACGCGGCAGTCAACCTGTACGATAGGTTAGGCCTGTTGAGCAGGAGCAGGCAAGGGGTTTTCTTTTATCGTTCCATAGCAGTAGGCGGCACCTCCCTTGTCAGCTGCGGTAACGGCGTCAGGGGGCTTGAGGCGGAATTCAAGAACCTGGGCATGGATCTGACGCAGGAGTTCCTTGAGGCCGAAAAGGAACTCGCTGTCACGCCGGTGCCGGACAGGTTTATAGGCAGAGGCACGAAAAGGATCATGGATGCGGCGGATAAACTCGGTTTTAAGATGATGCCTATGCCGAAGATCATTGATTTCAGGAAATGCGTTTCTTGCGGCAACTGTGTGCTGGGCTGCCGCACTACGGCAAGATGGAGTGCGCTTACTTATTTGAAAGAGGCGCGGGACAACGGCGCTTCTTTGCTCGCGGGCGCTGATATTACTAAAGTCCTTGTTTCCGAAGGCAGGGCCGCGGGAGTAGAAGGCCGCGGCAGGGCGGGAAGAAAGATAGAGATACGCGCCAACACAGTGATCCTGGCGGCGGGAGGCATCGGCACGCCGGTGATCTTGCAGAATTCAGGGATAGAGGCAGGCAGGAAATTGTTTTTAGACCTTTTTAACGTCACTATCGGGCTGACTAAAGACACAGGAATGGATAAAGAAGTAACGATGGCGGCGGTGAATATACAGGACGGTTTTCTTTTGTCACCCTTTATTGACTGCGCGCTTGCCTACGTATCCGTTTCGCCTTTCAGGCACATTCTGAAATTCAGGCATAGAGACAGGATGCTCGGGATTATGACAAAGATAGACGATGATCCGCAAGGCGGCGTGCGTAAAGACGGGGTAGTGGAGAAAACGTTGACCCCTGCTGATTTGTCCAAATTGAATAAGGGCGCCGAGATCTCAGGCAGGATATTGCTTGAGGCAGGATGCCTGCCGCGCACGATAGCCGTGACAAAGGTACGCGGGGCGCATCCCGGCGGCACGGCGGCCATAGACGAGGTGGTTGACAGGGAACTGGAAACGCGGATAAAAAGGCTTTTTGTCTGCGACGCGAGCGTATTGCCGAAAAGCCCCGGAGTGCCGCCCATCTTGACTATAATCGCGCTTGCTAAAAGATTCGCTAAACGGCTGAAATGA
- a CDS encoding SRPBCC family protein — MAKEEVMKIRLSKVVPAPEWKVIRLITKVEDFPSYMVHVKEASVVEKSRNKMKTKWRVEVNNVPISWVEEDTLDLRNNTVRFNAVEGDLEEFKGEWIFKKHPEGTEVIVNVQIRVGIPVIADFADDFIKKLVTSNFEAILDAMERRLISLRYASFKHGDKDKVAGFGIIGHPYNYNHWQKYLQALKPDIKMPSREFLGQLFNVAPSFKLYDIMNVKSNAGAVTNGCFIIATFIPDMIEKDMWSIFAKVVRACRIAEKYGVGIVTLGGFTSIVAERIGQEIANEVDVAVTTGNTFTAAMAVEGVLKASRMLDLDISAAKATVIGGTGDIGSACARVLSEKAAQVTITGRTKSNLAKMKKELSKKRKARIAATTDNEAAVRDADIVIAAAAASASILKIEWFKPGAIICDVGYPKNISYAPVSRQDVLIFSGGMAKAPTPIHIPIDIGLPPGNVLYGCFSEAIILALEKRYENFSFGRGNITSEKMEEIRLLGAKHGFEVSDFYWGDKLVDASMVGRVKETIKV; from the coding sequence ATGGCTAAAGAGGAGGTAATGAAGATACGTTTATCAAAGGTGGTGCCTGCCCCGGAATGGAAGGTGATCCGCCTCATAACAAAGGTTGAGGATTTCCCCAGTTATATGGTGCATGTAAAAGAGGCGTCGGTCGTAGAGAAAAGCCGCAACAAGATGAAGACGAAATGGAGGGTTGAGGTCAACAATGTCCCCATAAGCTGGGTAGAGGAAGACACTCTTGATCTGAGGAATAACACCGTCCGTTTTAATGCCGTAGAGGGCGACCTGGAAGAGTTCAAGGGCGAGTGGATCTTCAAGAAGCACCCCGAAGGCACCGAGGTGATTGTGAATGTCCAGATAAGGGTGGGCATACCCGTGATCGCCGACTTCGCCGACGATTTTATAAAGAAGCTGGTCACGAGTAATTTTGAGGCGATCCTGGACGCGATGGAGCGCCGCCTGATATCTCTGCGTTACGCCAGTTTCAAGCACGGCGACAAAGACAAGGTGGCGGGTTTCGGGATCATCGGCCATCCCTATAATTATAACCACTGGCAGAAATACCTCCAGGCGCTCAAGCCCGATATCAAGATGCCTTCGCGGGAATTCCTCGGCCAGCTTTTCAACGTAGCGCCTTCTTTCAAGCTATACGATATTATGAACGTCAAGTCAAATGCCGGCGCGGTCACAAACGGCTGTTTTATCATCGCCACATTTATCCCCGATATGATAGAGAAGGATATGTGGTCCATATTCGCCAAGGTGGTCAGGGCCTGCAGGATCGCCGAGAAATACGGCGTGGGCATAGTCACTCTCGGCGGCTTTACCTCTATTGTGGCGGAGAGGATAGGGCAGGAGATCGCCAACGAGGTGGACGTGGCAGTGACGACGGGAAATACCTTTACCGCGGCAATGGCTGTTGAAGGCGTGCTCAAGGCCTCCCGTATGCTGGATCTGGACATCTCAGCCGCGAAGGCCACCGTTATAGGAGGCACCGGCGACATCGGAAGCGCCTGCGCCAGGGTGTTGTCGGAAAAGGCGGCGCAGGTGACCATAACCGGGCGCACAAAATCAAACCTCGCGAAGATGAAAAAGGAGCTGTCAAAGAAGAGAAAGGCAAGGATAGCGGCCACGACCGATAACGAGGCAGCCGTGAGGGACGCCGATATTGTTATCGCCGCGGCAGCAGCCAGCGCCTCCATTCTGAAGATAGAGTGGTTTAAGCCCGGCGCCATAATCTGCGACGTGGGATACCCCAAGAATATCTCTTACGCGCCGGTATCCAGGCAGGATGTGCTGATATTTTCAGGCGGCATGGCAAAGGCGCCCACGCCCATTCATATACCTATTGATATAGGGCTTCCGCCGGGAAACGTCCTCTACGGCTGTTTTTCCGAGGCGATCATTTTGGCGCTTGAGAAACGCTACGAGAATTTCAGTTTCGGCAGAGGAAACATCACGTCCGAAAAAATGGAAGAGATACGGTTGTTGGGCGCCAAACACGGCTTTGAGGTGTCTGATTTTTATTGGGGAGATAAATTAGTGGACGCCTCAATGGTAGGCAGGGTAAAAGAAACGATAAAGGTCTGA
- a CDS encoding lysophospholipid acyltransferase family protein — protein MSIIPPAKSGGRQNNNFSMWYWIFRDLGFIILKVFFRLKIEGRDNIPRKGNFIVVANHVSFLDPFIVGAAIPKKIYWIALRQFHFMLGLRWFMRRLKTLASGSSSKHAVDLLFHDRNVGLFPEGTRTRDGKMRPFRRGVALLALKTGRPILPCAIMGAFEAFPRSAKFPRLRPIRIMIGKPQYLMKMHHEIIDDIYMQECIHKLKNTIEEMTHG, from the coding sequence TTGAGTATCATACCACCGGCAAAGAGCGGCGGAAGGCAGAACAACAACTTTAGTATGTGGTATTGGATATTCAGGGATTTAGGGTTTATTATACTCAAGGTGTTTTTCCGGCTTAAGATAGAGGGCAGGGATAATATACCGAGGAAGGGGAATTTTATCGTAGTGGCAAACCACGTAAGTTTCCTTGACCCGTTTATTGTGGGCGCGGCAATACCGAAAAAGATCTACTGGATCGCCTTAAGGCAGTTCCATTTTATGCTGGGCTTGCGTTGGTTTATGCGCAGGCTCAAAACGCTGGCGAGCGGGAGCTCTTCAAAGCACGCGGTAGACCTGTTGTTCCACGACAGGAATGTCGGGCTCTTTCCCGAAGGCACGCGCACGCGCGACGGCAAGATGAGGCCGTTCAGAAGGGGCGTGGCGCTTCTGGCGCTTAAGACCGGCAGGCCCATACTGCCCTGCGCCATCATGGGCGCCTTCGAGGCGTTCCCCAGAAGCGCGAAGTTCCCCAGGCTGCGCCCTATCAGGATCATGATAGGCAAGCCGCAATACCTTATGAAGATGCACCACGAGATAATAGATGATATTTATATGCAGGAATGTATCCATAAATTAAAAAATACAATAGAGGAGATGACGCATGGCTAA
- a CDS encoding helix-turn-helix domain-containing protein, whose translation MTTKDVAEFLNIHPLTVQRMARQGRIPAFKIGADWRFQRKSLERWMQEKIEYHTTGKERRKAEQQL comes from the coding sequence ATGACAACTAAGGACGTGGCGGAATTCCTTAACATTCACCCATTGACTGTACAGCGTATGGCAAGGCAGGGCAGGATCCCGGCGTTTAAGATCGGGGCGGATTGGCGGTTCCAACGCAAGTCGTTGGAACGATGGATGCAGGAAAAGATTGAGTATCATACCACCGGCAAAGAGCGGCGGAAGGCAGAACAACAACTTTAG
- a CDS encoding energy transducer TonB: protein MEYKVLVDVFEDARPAGERSGTGNRKGFIYTNDKMFRDNVDVQISKMLAEHLRKARVFTSVEFRDINLEDAAMLNKDGVELVIDGDIRHFYGFQKGAAGASVLFGMVGVLAEAMANPKTVGADVEYGNIRVIDVAGRRILWEGNVRHSFEDKDVFYDGPAAYAVRALKEANNKFVQELRIPLGRSGYEKMQTVEPISTVGSTLTPTIVTYMDYYKILHDMIGKALVKPLDSGSGVVNAAFTLSSDGDLVDVEILNGSTDDVALRGAVVTAIEKSAPFPAFPADITEASKRFTISIEFK from the coding sequence ATGGAATATAAGGTTCTGGTTGACGTATTTGAAGACGCGAGGCCCGCAGGAGAGCGGTCCGGGACTGGCAACAGAAAGGGCTTTATATATACAAATGATAAGATGTTTAGGGATAACGTTGATGTGCAGATTTCTAAGATGCTTGCAGAGCATCTGAGAAAGGCCAGGGTATTTACCTCAGTAGAGTTTAGGGATATAAATCTGGAAGATGCGGCGATGTTAAATAAGGATGGCGTAGAGTTAGTTATAGATGGCGATATCAGGCATTTCTATGGGTTCCAAAAAGGAGCGGCAGGCGCATCCGTATTATTTGGTATGGTAGGTGTGCTTGCTGAAGCAATGGCTAATCCCAAGACAGTTGGGGCTGATGTCGAATATGGCAATATCAGAGTTATTGATGTCGCTGGCAGAAGGATTCTATGGGAGGGTAATGTCAGGCATAGCTTTGAAGATAAGGATGTCTTTTATGATGGTCCGGCTGCGTATGCAGTACGCGCATTGAAGGAAGCGAATAATAAATTTGTCCAGGAGTTAAGGATACCGTTAGGCCGCAGCGGATATGAGAAGATGCAGACAGTAGAACCCATCAGTACCGTAGGGTCTACACTTACGCCAACCATAGTTACGTATATGGACTATTATAAAATATTACATGATATGATAGGTAAAGCGTTGGTTAAGCCCCTTGACTCAGGCAGCGGCGTGGTGAACGCGGCATTTACTTTATCTTCTGATGGAGATTTGGTAGATGTGGAGATATTAAACGGCTCAACCGATGACGTTGCTTTACGAGGCGCGGTTGTAACGGCGATTGAGAAGTCAGCGCCGTTTCCGGCGTTTCCCGCTGATATAACCGAAGCAAGCAAGAGATTCACGATAAGCATAGAGTTTAAATAA